Proteins encoded together in one Temnothorax longispinosus isolate EJ_2023e chromosome 5, Tlon_JGU_v1, whole genome shotgun sequence window:
- the Hmx gene encoding uncharacterized protein Hmx, with product MSGETEIEVSVVSEEDLELEGSRSSSTPAELLLQEKNGKSGCGLSNHHHSFSFDTVSKPALRPACNPQYTSFSISSILGRPESPPVDSTTSTGSGERQSSDVDRTSPLPPTNSQNSQRIPPSCGSPGRISSSPTSLRLSGGQRSGLSATGHPGLEPRANSAGIGIGCATSATSPAATFSPPGDASTNPLLGHQASADLAMLSRLIASRYPVGIGGLFYPSTLQHLHQQQQQQHQHHSRLAAAASSALSNAVQVAGQSPDIVDADGIRGVLLGGAGWPFPWRPAHGLQTLEHPSPSDVVGTLSRVSPASASFPQRDELDDDNADDRLHRARSPSSGDEGHDDLGEADDCADADGEGESTSTSLHGTSMGGGGGGGGGGGGGGGGNGNSNGQNNVQVGVDGRESNSIKRKKKTRTVFSRSQVFQLESTFDMKRYLSSSERAGLAASLRLTETQVKIWFQNRRNKWKRQLAAELEAANMAHATQRLVRVPILYHEASAGTGTSGGVSVSVTAPGQPGPPVPSSVGATSALSHSVGVGVGVGVGVGVGVGVGTSCAPTTAQPIFYSHHHQHHHHHPAAAHVQAHSLLSHQVHPQPPPPPPPPPNGQPPRTSSQ from the exons ATGTCCGGCGAGACGGAGATAGAAGTGTCGGTTGTGTCGGAGGAGGATCTGGAGCTGGAGGGCTCCAGGAGCAGCTCCACCCCGGCGGAACTGCTGCTGCAGGAGAAGAATGGCAAGTCTGGCTGCGGCCTGAGCAATCACCACCACTCGTTCAGCTTCGACACGGTGAGCAAGCCGGCGCTCAGGCCTGCCTGCAATCCGCAGTACACGTCCTTCAGTATCTCCAGTATCCTCGGCAGACCGGAATCGCCGCCTGTCGACTCGACGACCTCCACGGGGTCCGGCGAGAGGCAGTCGTCGGACGTCGACAGGACGTCGCCGCTGCCGCCAACGAACTCGCAGAACTCGCAGAGGATCCCGCCGTCGTGCGGCAGCCCCGGAAGGATCTCGTCCTCGCCCACGTCCCTGAGACTGTCCGGCGGCCAACGCAGCGGACTGTCCGCAACCGGTCACCCTGGACTAGAACCTAGGGCGAATTCCGCGGGTATCGGTATCGGATGTGCTACCAGTGCTACCAGTCCGGCCGCGACCTTTTCACCGCCCGGCGATGCCTCTACCAATCCACTACTAGGACACCAGGCGTCGGCGGATCTCGCAATGCTATCAAG ATTAATAGCGAGTCGATATCCGGTCGGCATCGGCGGCCTGTTCTACCCGTCGACGCTGCAGCATCTCCatcagcagcaacagcagcagcatcaGCATCATTCGCGGCTGGCCGCCGCGGCCTCGTCCGCCCTCAGCAACGCCGTGCAGGTCGCCGGCCAATCGCCGGACATTGTCGACGCCGACGGCATCCGTGGCGTTTTACTCGGCGGTGCCGGCTGGCCGTTTCCATGGAGGCCGGCGCACGGCCTGCAGACGCTCGAGCATCCTTCGCCAAGCGACGTGGTCGGCACCCTCAGCCGCGTCAGTCCCGCGTCCGCATCTTTCCCGCAGCGAG ACGAGCTCGATGACGACAACGCCGATGACCGTCTGCACCGCGCGAGGAGTCCGTCAAGCGGCGACGAGGGGCACGACGACCTCGGTGAGGCTGATGACTGTGCGGATGCCGATGGCGAAGGCGAGTCCACGTCGACGAGTCTTCACGGCACTTCGATgggcggtggtggtggtggtggcggcggtggcggtggtggtggcggtggAAACGGCAATAGCAATGGCCAGAACAACGTGCAGGTCGGCGTAGACGGTCGCGAGTCGAACAGCATAAAGCGCAAGAAGAAGACCAGGACGGTGTTCTCCAGGTCGCAGGTGTTCCAGTTGGAGAGCACGTTTGACATGAAGCGCTACCTCTCATCGTCGGAGCGCGCCGGCCTCGCCGCCTCGCTCAGGCTCACGGAGACCCAGGTGAAGATCTGGTTCCAGAACCGGCGAAACAAGTGGAAACGGCAGCTGGCCGCCGAGTTGGAGGCGGCGAACATGGCGCACGCTACCCAGAGGCTAGTCAGGGTACCGATCTTGTATCACGAGGCGTCAGCCGGCACTGGCACTTCCGGCGGCGTGTCCGTGTCGGTGACGGCACCGGGACAGCCGGGACCCCCGGTGCCGTCCTCGGTAGGCGCGACCTCCGCCCTGTCGCACTcggtcggcgtcggcgtcggcgtggGCGTCGGCGTTGGCGTCGGTGTCGGCGTCGGCACCTCGTGCGCGCCTACCACGGCGCAGCCCATCTTCTACTCCCATCACCATCAGCATCACCATCACCACCCGGCGGCGGCCCACGTGCAGGCGCACAGTCTCCTGTCCCACCAGGTGCACCCACAACCACCGCCTCCGCCTCCGCCGCCGCCCAACGGCCAACCACCGCGGACGTCCTCGCAATAA